The proteins below are encoded in one region of Ostrea edulis chromosome 3, xbOstEdul1.1, whole genome shotgun sequence:
- the LOC125676076 gene encoding uncharacterized protein LOC125676076, with protein sequence MDVGFLTTSHISSEKVSHHGDGLAEGHIASETDDYEGSTGRCVEDTVSNDNVTMEKHQSRDRVPHSLDPNACSTVPAGDTDNTTTSSAVFHNSPSPSEEPSDSPSVGSGTVTCNEDHGFLSDESLSNDLSCFATDLNPSVECKSHEQINDEAVCEAKETNIESNLHSEVKIDNCSSTKSFQSDNQTNVNGITFSQEKTGDTKSLSCDDNKLTISFESENMSKPQVIQNSSSTSFMEKEAMTESVKSQYTTDNTDDEEDSRIKSQKDDPLISDSIDEKVCLFGRESPPPGDKTVASFPLPSLNGITSTDKELDTASVFIEESKRERDGFGKSDLQVGRQPSAARECGPACDHPVTETLIKPTTSNTNIEQTVRENNENKSTSFDEPFGTEMPGEILEEQTTTSVDIPLSNAAQEKESVDIPRSNAAQEKDSESSVDIPLSIAAQEKESGSRNGMESDIDHSYLEECTEEEASEPSKGQHFEIRNKGQMFGELIIQQSDVPEFELQQTSVPEMISSVTVETSHDEERIDTTDDYHWCEDDLTETEKCFQPRSRSETSNGSNASFGESETDVIWSSSTDSKDTAKDDDLDFTIEINEDYDGHDESIGNEVEMDLSHAQDDDRDSTESCVPERPFLSENTRNSNPGNESETENLKEIPSHSSGRESPFKIRPVECFQNYVAVESNKKKLLHDHSYFRHISKGKGILEDEVTGDHTYNRDQTITKLPYVYRPHPQFGNAMCELGSESSNQSENTELYTEDTKYVNMIRDHSYQTIKEDMFLAHSPLVDGETNDGALTVHSFQTHDEDGAVSLPATQTDLNRDKLHLETKKRIISVKTILNRPEHSKNTNLQATCGKQGTTFLKTRTDLNKDRMLLVTTKGIVSVNSVLQGSHKQSQLSKEYKSLHSMTQQKNQTGHRHMEHKLRIVDGKVIPGSGFKSYPHGEYERNIRILQDGKHALGIKSKTDSEKAGLQRPHIAHPQQEAPPANKNEATKTPVIICTAKPIQTGSKYPGYMFCYKSVLNNKKEISNWTTETSKPSVIKCLNTSRNLQKEVQYSFNRQSSDQFCKLECPSDKETQTRYQSIKSEEDAKPKKKDGDFEVDVATSICQTVIPSDVTNESTFEIPSNMPLTFRRFHHLSKRNLKGAYLVRDRGSGYFVFKKLSSFHLKDGVYIEAIYNKETDKQLAQYIGTLIQDPCFEIIENVPFIRIARCPNSTAIKLWKLRSYTENCHSEEMPLKIGAVFSLRPDNGESENSVTMLNKRTNHPVILKNKKVNKLCIDTPKLGKRRNQRCQAVKWHCKLSNYRYSIPLDEVEFWSKCQCYYDRNSSTQLRKYCRVVLKSLDSTNQHLKTFEKPCSKRCRQRIVCLSLNAKKPKLEKEMRRLCKNFGIPLVLNRLTEEKCSYLSNDSACTIKIDPNDTDVDVCNIDTNEDQGLIVENQLDNTIDEGERSDKNDFFSSIDTNLGTKHKEHLTNEVQVTLKEVPSAEWGGIDTADNQIGDKKEESLLCTRTIKKEQFSESYGELSNTTRDSNSRKRCYADDNGVDASGEDILRNKQGEGEEGRGQGLSPNNTSLFEPPSKCEKISQLSEDLPSIHQIKHEQIDGAKGSQMESNAGLQARIRNLREQLKQREKDVDAMKENLKHFTELPD encoded by the exons ATGGACGTTGGGTTTCTCACAACCAGCCACATAAGCAGTGAAAAGGTTTCTCACCATGGGGACGGTTTAGCTGAAGGACATATAGCTTCTGAAACTGACGATTACGAGGGGTCCACTGGCCGCTGTGTAGAGGACACGGTGTCAAACGATAATGTCACCATGGAGAAACATCAGTCACGTGATAGAGTTCCCCATTCACTTGACCCCAATGCGTGCTCCACTGTACCCGCTGGAGATACGGACAACACCACCACGTCTTCGGCAGTGTTTCACAATTCTCCTTCACCTTCGGAAGAACCTTCAGATTCTCCTTCAGTAGGGAGTGGTACTGTGACCTGCAATGAAGATCATGGGTTTCTCTCGGATGAAAGCCTCAGCAACGACTTAAGTTGTTTTGCCACAGATCTAAACCCCTCCGTAGAATGTAAGTCTCACGAACAGATCAATGATGAAGCAGTCTGTGAAGCAAAGGAAACCAATATTGAATCCAACTTGCACAGTGAGGTtaagattgataactgttcttCTACAAAAAGTTTTCAATCGGACAATCAGACCAATGTCAATGGAATTACTTTTTCACAGGAGAAAACAGGTGATACAAAGTCATTATCATGTGATGACAACAAACTCACGATTAGTTTTGAATCAGAGAATATGTCTAAACCTCAAGTTATACAAAATAGTTCTTCGACTTCTTTCATGGAAAAAGAAGCTATGACAGAATCAGTTAAATCACAGTATACCACGGACAACACTGATGACGAAGAGGACTCTCGCATCAAGTCACAAAAGGACGACCCTCTTATTAGTGACAGTATTGACGAGAAAGTTTGTTTGTTCGGGAGAGAATCGCCTCCACCTGGGGATAAAACCGTCGCCTCTTTTCCCTTACCTTCTCTGAATGGTATTACAAGTACAGACAAAGAACTCGATACAGCCAGTGTTTTCATCGAAGAAAGCAAAAGAGAAAGAGACGGGTTTGGAAAATCCGATCTTCAAGTGGGGAGACAACCGAGTGCAGCAAGAGAATGTGGACCCGCCTGTGATCATCCTGTAACTGAAACCTTGATAAAACCAACAACTTCAAACACAAACATTGAACAAACAGTtagagaaaataatgaaaacaagtCAACGAGTTTTGACGAACCATTCGGAACAGAAATGCCAGGAGAAATCTTAGAGGAGCAAACAACTACGAGTGTAGATATTCCACTAAGTAATGCCGCACAGGAAAAAGAGAGTGTAGATATTCCACGAAGTAATGCCGCACAGGAAAAAGACAGTGAGTCTAGTGTAGATATTCCACTAAGTATTGCCGCACAGGAAAAAGAGAGTGGGTCTAGGAATGGCATGGAAAGTGACATAGACCATAGTTACCTGGAAGAGTGTACTGAAGAGGAAGCCTCTGAACCGTCCAAAGGTCAACATTTCGAAATTAGAAATAAAGGTCAAATGTTTGGAGAACTTATAATTCAGCAATCAGATGTGCCGGAATTCGAACTTCAACAAACTTCAGTACCAGAAATGATAAGTTCTGTTACTGTAGAGACAAGTCACGATGAGGAGAGAATCGATACCACTGATGATTATCATTGGTGTGAAGATGATTTGACTGAGACAGAGAAGTGTTTTCAACCGAGATCTCGCAGTGAAACTTCAAATGGGTCAAATGCAAGCTTTGGCGAAAGTGAGACAGATGTCATCTGGAGTAGTTCCACGGATTCCAAGGACACCGCTAAAG ATGATGATCTTGATTTTACCATTGAAATTAACGAAGACTATGACGGTCATGATGAGAGCATTGGAAATGAGGTAGAAATGGATCTTAGTCATGCCCAGGATGACGATCGTGATTCTACAGAAAGTTGTGTCCCTGAAAGGCCATTTTTATCAGAGAATACTAGAAATAGTAATCCAGGAAATGAATCTGAGACCGAGAATCTGAAAGAGATACCATCCCATTCTTCTGGAAGAGAATCTCCTTTCAAAATTCGACCTGTAGAGTGCTTCCAGAATTATGTGGCAGTAGAGTCCAACAAAAAGAAATTACTGCATGACCACAGTTACTTCAGACACATAAGTAAAGGCAAAGGTATCCTAGAAGATGAGGTGACGGGAGATCACACGTACAACAGAGACCAAACCATCACTAAACTCCCGTACGTATACCGCCCACATCCACAATTCGGAAACGCCATGTGTGAATTGGGAAGTGAAAGTAGCAATCAAAGTGAAAATACAGAGCTGTATACAGAGGATACAAAGTATGTTAATATGATAAGGGACCATAGTTACCAAACAATTAAGGAAGACATGTTTCTAGCGCATAGTCCGTTGGTTGATGGAGAAACAAATGATGGAGCTTTAACAGTGCACAGTTTCCAAACACATGATGAAGATGGGGCAGTATCTTTACCGGCTACTCAGACTGATTTAAATAGAGATAAATTACACTTAGAAACAAAGAAAAGGATTATATCGGTGAAAACCATCCTAAACCGACCGGAACACTCCAAGAATACCAACCTACAAGCAACATGTGGGAAACAAGGAACAACCTTTTTAAAGACACGGACTGATTTAAATAAAGATAGAATGCTCTTGGTTACGACGAAAGGGATTGTGTCGGTGAATAGCGTCCTTCAAGGTTCTCATAAACAATCACAACTTTCCAAAGAATATAAAAGTCTACATTCAATGACACAACAGAAAAACCAAACTGGACACAGACATATGGAGCATAAATTGAGAATAGTAGACGGAAAAGTGATCCCTGGATCTGGTTTTAAAAGTTATCCACACGGAGAATACGAAAGAAATATCCGCATTCTACAAGATGGTAAACACGCACTTGGTATAAAATCCAAAACGGACTCAGAAAAAGCAGGATTACAGAGACCCCATATTGCACATCCACAGCAGGAAGCGCCACCTGCAAATAAAAACGAAGCAACAAAAACACCAGTGATAATATGTACTGCTAAGCCGATACAGACGGGGTCTAAATACCCAGGTTATATGTTTTGCTACAAAAGCGttctaaataataaaaaagaaatatcgaATTGGACTACTGAAACTTCAAAACCAAGTGTTATCAAATGTTTGAATACGTCTCGCAACTTGCAGAAAGAAGTTCAATATTCATTCAACAGACAATCTTCAGACCAGTTTTGTAAACTGGAATGTCCCTCTGACAAAGAGACACAGACTCGATACCAGTCCATTAAATCAGAGGAAGATGCTAAACCGAAGAAAAAAGATGGAGACTTTGAAGTAGATGTCGCGACCAGTATCTGCCAGACAGTTATTCCATCAGATGTAACAAATGAGTCTACTTTTGAAATTCCTTCCAACATGCCTTTAACGTTCCGGAGATTTCATCATCTCTCTAAAAGAAACTTGAAAGGTGCTTATTTGGTTCGTGACAGAGGAAGTGGCTACTTTGTCTTTAAAAAGTTATCCTCATTTCATTTAAAGGACGGTGTGTATATAGAGGCTATCTATAACAAGGAGACGGATAAACAATTAGCACAGTACATCGGAACACTGATACAAGACCCATGTTTTGAAATTATTGAGAATGTGCCATTCATTAGGATCGCTAGATGTCCAAATAGTACAGCTATAAAACTATGGAAGTTACGATCATATACAGAAAATTGTCACTCAGAGGAAATGCCATTGAAAATAGGAGCTGTGTTTTCTCTTAGGCCAGATAATGGTGAGAGCGAGAACTCGGTCACAATGTTAAATAAAAGGACAAATCACCCAGTCATCTTGAAAAATAAGAAAGTGAACAAATTATGTATAGATACTCCAAAACTCGGTAAAAGAAGAAACCAAAGATGTCAAGCGGTAAAGTGGCACTGCAAGTTGAGCAATTACAGGTACAGTATACCTTTGGATGAGGTGGAGTTTTGGAGTAAATGTCAGTGTTATTATGATCGAAATAGCAGTACCCAGTTAAGAAAGTATTGTAGAGTTGTTCTGAAATCTCTTGATTCCACAAACCAACATTTAAAAACGTTTGAAAAACCTTGCAGCAAACGGTGCAGACAAAGGATAGTATGTTTGTCGCTAAATGCAAAAAAGCCGAAGCTGGAAAAGGAAATGCGGCGACTTTGTAAGAACTTTGGAATTCCTCTTGTTCTAAATAGATTGACAGAGGAGAAATGTTCATATTTAAGTAATGACAGTGCGTGCACGATAAAAATTGATCCGAATGATACTGACGTGGATGTTTGCAATATCGACACAAATGAAGATCAAGGATTGATAGTCGAAAACCAGTTGGATAACACGATCGATGAAGGAGAAAGATCTGACAAGAATGATTTCTTCTCAAGTATCGATACAAATCTTGGTACAAAGCATAAAGAACACCTGACGAACGAGGTCCAAGTAACATTAAAAGAGGTACCAAGTGCTGAATGGGGTGGTATTGATACCGCTGACAATCAGATCGGAGATAAAAAGGAGGAGTCGCTGCTATGTACCAGAACTATTAAAAAGGAGCAATTTTCAGAAAGTTACGGAGAATTATCGAACACGACTCGGGATTCCAATAGCAGGAAAAGATGTTATGCAGACGATAATGGTGTTGATGCTTCCGGTGAAGATATCTTGAGAAATAAGCAGGGCGAGGGAGAAGAAGGAAGGGGTCAGGGTCTATCGCCAAATAACACATCTCTTTTCGAACCTCCTTCAAAGTGTGAGAAAATATCGCAGCTTTCTGAGGATTTACCAAGCATACATCAAATAAAACACGAACAGATTGACGGTGCAAAGGGATCCCAGATGGAGTCTAACGCGGGACTACAAGCCAGAATACGCAATCTCCGAGAGCAACTGAAACAGCGCGAAAAAGATGTTGATGCCatgaaagaaaatttgaaaCACTTCACTGAACTGCCAGATTAG
- the LOC125675609 gene encoding nucleotidyltransferase MB21D2-like has translation MDIRNCSATTPKYFQETIESRINSELLKDLEKLAIPPSGFEGVKESIKELVTLSEGWMFNELPFKVQVHPCFSKLHIEFIGSTSEGLSIGEVSEGCENEELDLTAILQTITATESEQAEDGRTWLHMQYCEENPGFVRLKVQMNDNTDSWCGLCNVVSNQDGTVNEFYLSPEAFTDEFFLMFCLRCSVENFHYSAYCKGSDQLLDDGTKVDEEDDFQKKRPHQTFFIVTQEGPAVKTTSMIADSDLSVQFDCSLAIKCPNWPSVANEFKDRKRISSFPSTEFVKRLTSMGCLIVPKYPQNSLTLLEWRLSFCLIERELMLHLTETQRRCYLLFKAIWRQFLCPPIGKALQSYHLKNAFLWECEHVALRDWTNENTVARVMGLLQRLQYNLFTRTCPHYILPGNNLFKDIDHSLLFYAGMRVQTAIFQSQVVWIENDMLLYLPPHKCRTSLGKRLRSTCLSALKYVIEAIVSSAVKGLNKEEGTVPRYEFDSETIKSLEAELKQSFSEEMAETISRYIQSSLVYDPDNITRTYICSRADPKQLLVSSKSGLLDGISAIANVVMNWGNIMDVITSLEVLETENLKEYGYSEEYKGIEKLKLFLRMNMDNFGRYCTPSFGDNFDDFEDGSFVCDDCENGITQERYHCKTCPDFDVCKKCYPITKHPHEFELIEMDDDDDEEDDADDNYDDDDDSNIDCNQS, from the coding sequence ATGGATATCAGAAACTGCAGTGCAACAACACCCAAGTATTTCCAGGAAACGATTGAATCAAGAATAAACAGCGAGTTGTTGAAAGACCTGGAAAAACTTGCAATTCCGCCGTCGGGGTTTGAAGGCGTAAAGGAATCCATTAAGGAATTAGTGACGCTTTCGGAAGGATGGATGTTTAATGAACTCCCATtcaaagttcaggttcatccTTGCTTTTCTAAATTACATATCGAGTTCATAGGAAGTACCAGTGAAGGACTTTCCATTGGCGAAGTTTCAGAAGGCTGTGAAAATGAAGAGCTAGATCTTACCGCCATTTTGCAGACGATTACTGCAACAGAATCCGAACAAGCAGAAGATGGGAGGACTTGGTTACATATGCAATACTGCGAGGAAAATCCTGGATTTGTACGACTGAAAGTACAAATGAACGACAATACCGATAGCTGGTGTGGACTTTGCAATGTTGTGTCGAACCAAGACGGGACCGTTAACGAATTTTATCTCTCGCCAGAGGCCTTTACAGACGAGTTCTTTCTGATGTTTTGTTTGAGATGCAGTGtggaaaattttcattattcagCCTACTGCAAGGGTTCGGACCAACTTCTAGACGATGGAACAAAAGTTGATGAAGAGgatgattttcaaaagaaaaggCCTCATCAAACGTTTTTTATCGTTACTCAAGAAGGACCGGCAGTGAAAACAACCTCAATGATTGCTGATAGCGATTTGTCCGTACAGTTCGATTGCTCACTAGCCATAAAATGTCCGAATTGGCCATCAGTAGCAAATGAGTTCAAGGACAGGAAGCGTATTTCCAGCTTCCCTTCTACCGAGTTTGTAAAACGCCTCACGTCTATGGGCTGTTTGATTGTACCGAAATACCCACAGAACTCCTTGACACTACTTGAATGGAGGCTCTCGTTTTGCTTAATTGAACGAGAACTGATGCTTCATCTCACAGAAACACAGAGAAGGTGTTATCTATTATTTAAAGCGATCTGGAGACAATTTCTGTGTCCACCGATTGGAAAGGCTCTTCAGTCATACCATCTGAAAAACGCGTTTCTTTGGGAATGTGAACACGTAGCTCTAAGAGATTGGACGAATGAAAATACAGTCGCAAGAGTTATGGGCCTTCTTCAGAGGTTACAGTACAACCTTTTCACACGAACATGTCCCCATTACATTCTACCAGGTAATAACTTGTTTAAAGACATCGATCATTCTTTACTCTTCTACGCTGGGATGCGAGTTCAGACCGCCATCTTTCAATCGCAGGTGGTGTGGATAGAGAATGACATGCTGCTTTACCTACCGCCGCATAAATGTAGAACTTCCCTGGGGAAAAGACTTCGTAGTACATGCCTATCAGCTTTGAAATACGTTATCGAAGCAATTGTTTCAAGTGCCGTGAAAGGTCTGAACAAAGAAGAAGGCACTGTACCTCGGTATGAATTCGACAGCGAAACAATAAAAAGTTTGGAAGCAGAACTCAAGCAGTCATTTAGCGAGGAAATGGCAGAAACCATTTCTAGGTATATTCAGTCTTCTCTCGTTTATGATCCGGATAATATCACGAGAACTTACATCTGTAGCAGAGCGGATCCCAAGCAACTTctagtttcatcaaaatctggTTTACTGGATGGAATTTCCGCAATTGCAAATGTCGTGATGAACTGGGGGAATATCATGGACGTGATTACCAGTCTAGAGGTGCTGGAGACCGAAAACCTCAAAGAGTACGGCTATTCTGAGGAGTATAAAGGAATTGAAAAACTCAAGCTTTTTCTTAGAATGAATATGGACAATTTTGGTAGATATTGCACCCCAAGTTTTGGAGATAACTTTGATGATTTTGAAGATGGAAGTTTTGTCTGTGATGATTGTGAAAATGGAATTACTCAAGAAAGATATCACTGCAAAACTTGTCCCGATTTTGATGTTTGTAAAAAGTGTTACCCCATAACAAAACATCCACACGAATTTGAATTAATTGAAatggatgatgatgatgatgaagaagATGATGCTGATGATaattatgatgatgatgatgactcCAATATAGACTGCAATCAATCCTAA
- the LOC125675608 gene encoding kappa-type opioid receptor-like: MEGCFSWIKTKYGLNANSSMSEVNAAFRDWNMGALVLISVLILPGMLGNSLVMAIFYRDFKKSAYRTFVLWLAALDLAGCMIVMPYLMVNIITPVTMDNEIVCKLGRFLSYVIMMTSHFILVVIAADRYRKICKPHSLQIPQSQTSRYCLGMLTLSIVVSIPAPILYGNSTLDIGIPGLKATRCFTADEYMDTPAHLIYYGVINALGGTITVIITALYVQVIRRIRYQFREKEHEIARNIRRNAKLSENGNACEVKINRKLVRTTVTLLAVTVVFVITIFPHTVLALVDYSVRTFYCRLSFSDGVMFNIAMHFFLPNNVLNSVIYGFTDKRFKKRFLLLFRRQQFNVNGDYGESSDAISSDRL, encoded by the coding sequence ATGGAAGGTTGTTTTTCGTGGATCAAAACAAAATACGGATTGAATGCAAATTCCTCCATGTCTGAAGTAAATGCAGCATTTCGGGATTGGAACATGGGCGCCCTCGTACTAATCAGTGTCCTTATTTTGCCGGGAATGCTGGGAAATTCTCTGGTGATGGCCATCTTTTACAGGGATTTCAAGAAGTCGGCATACAGAACATTTGTGTTGTGGCTCGCTGCCTTAGATCTTGCTGGATGCATGATCGTCATGCCATATCTCATGGTAAACATAATCACACCCGTAACAATGGACAACGAAATCGTCTGTAAACTGGGACGATTCCTTTCTTACGTCATTATGATGACGTCACATTTTATTCTGGTAGTGATAGCGGCTGATAGGTACCGTAAAATATGTAAGCCACATTCCCTACAAATTCCTCAGTCACAGACGTCAAGATATTGCCTGGGCATGCTCACTCTCTCTATTGTTGTATCAATTCCTGCGCCAATTCTTTACGGAAACAGCACCCTTGACATTGGAATACCAGGGTTGAAGGCCACTCGGTGTTTTACGGCGGATGAATACATGGACACGCCGGCACATCTTATTTATTATGGAGTGATAAACGCACTAGGGGGCACGATAACGGTGATCATCACGGCGCTTTACGTCCAAGTCATCAGGAGAATAAGATACCAGTTTCGGGAGAAGGAACACGAGATAGCGCGAAATATTCGTAGAAATGCAAAACTGTCAGAGAATGGAAATGCTTGTGAAGTGAAAATAAACCGGAAACTGGTAAGAACCACAGTGACGTTGTTAGCAGTGACTGTGGTATTTGTAATTACAATTTTCCCACACACTGTGCTAGCATTAGTAGACTATTCAGTGCGGACCTTCTATTGCCGGTTGTCTTTCTCGGACGGCGTGATGTTCAACATCGCCATGCATTTCTTTCTGCCGAACAATGTCTTGAACAGCGTTATCTACGGGTTCACGGACAAGCGGTTCAAGAAGAGATTCCTCTTGCTGTTCAGAAGACAACAGTTCAATGTGAACGGTGACTATGGGGAATCTAGTGATGCGATCTCTAGCGACAGACTGTGA